CATCCAGGCCAAAGTCCAGGCGTCGCAGGTCAGCATGCCGGGCAGCGTGGCCGAGCTTCTGGCCGGCAGGATCAAGACCGATGTCCGCCAGCTTGAGAGCTGCCTGAAAAACATCATCCTCAAGGCCAAGCTCCTGAACATGGACATCACCATGGATCTGGCCTGGGAGATACTGCAGAACTACAACCTCGACAGCGCCTCCATAGATCTCGACAAGATCATCAGTTTCGTCTGCCAGGCCTACGGGTTCGGTTTTGACGACCTGCGCTCCAAGAGCCGCAAGCGCGACCGGGTCATCGCCCGCAATACGGCCTTCTACCTGGCACGCAAGCACACGGAGCTGTCGCTCATGGATATCGGGCGTCGCTTCAACCGCAAGCACTCCACGGTCATCAAGGGCATCGCCTCCGTGGAACAGGAAGTCACCCGCAAGACGTCTCTGGGCAACCAGCTGGCCCGCACGATCAATCAGCTTCAAGCCTGATTTTTGGCCGCCCGGCCGCAGCGATCAAAATAAAAAAGGCCCATCCGCTCCACGCGCATGGGCCTTTGTCTGTTATGGCGCAGTCCTATTCGCCCGCTTTTTCCAGCAGTTTGTTCCCGCGAGACGTTTCAAGGGCGGCGGCAAGGGCCTCGACGATGCGCAGGTCGTAACTGTGCGTTGACGAGCGCAGGTTGTCCAGGGCCTGCTGCGGGCTCATGGCCGGCCTGTAGGCCCGGGGGCGGATCATGGCGCAAAAGCTGTTGGCCACGCTTAGGACCCTGGCCTGGAGGCTGATCTCCTCGTCGTGCAGGCCATTGGGGTAGCCGCTGCCGTCAAGGCGTTCGTTCATCTGATAGATGGCCTCGTAAACGGGCAATTCAAAGTCGATCTGGCGCAGGATGCCCGCCGCATGGTCGACATGTTTTTGTACCAGTTCTTTTTCTTCATCGGAGAGCTGGTCGACCTTGGTCAGAATCGCCTTGTCGATGAACATCTTGCCGATCTGGGAAAGGTTGGAGGCGATCTCCACCGTGGATTTGTCTTCGGGGGAGAGGTGCAGGTTTTCGGCCAGCAGAGAGGACACATCGCGCATCAAGAGGGAATGTCCGGCCAGATAGGGGTCCGTGAACTCGATGGCTTTGACCAGGGCCTCCACGGTCTGTGAGATGGCCTGACGTTTGCGATCCTCGGCCTGCACCATGGCGGTGATGTCCCGGAATACGGAGACGATGCCTTGCGGGGTGTCGTGATCGTCCTTCAAGGTGACCTTGGTGATCTGGAAATGGTGTTCCCTTGATTTCAGGAAGATGCGCTCGGTCACGGTCACAGGCGTTCCGGTCTGCAGGGTCTGGGCATCGGACTGCTCCAGGCGCTTGCCCGTGTCGAAGCCGAACAGGGCGACATCGTCCAGGCCGAGCACCTCGTCTTCCGGTCGGCCCACGCCTTCTGCCAAGGCCGGGTTGGCGTAGGTGTAGTTGCCGCTCAAGTTTTTAACGGCGATGAAATCCGGGATCGAGTCGTTGATGGAATCCAGGAAGTTGCGCTGCTGCTCCAGTTCCTGGGCCAGAATCTGAAACCTGCCGGCGATGCGCTTGTGGCTCTGGCCGATGGTGCGCCACCAGACAGCGCCAAAGAGCAGGCTTGTGACCATGGCGATGAGGCCGGCGATGAGTAGGGAGATCCGGGTGTACTCCTGCAATCCTTGGGTTGCGCTGCGGGTATCCACCTCCTGGATGACCCACAGATCAAGATCGGGGACTTTGACGCCCAGCGAAAAGACGGGCGTCTGCGCGCCCAGGCTGTTGCGTTTTTCAAAGCCGAGCCGCTGTCCCGAATCCAGTTCCGGCGGCGAGGCCAGGTGTGCGATCCCGCCCGGGTTCCACGGCACGATCTCCTGAAAGCCGGCCTCGGTCATCTGCATGATCCGGGTCCGCTCTCCGTTGGTCGAAAGCGGGGTGTTGGAGAGCAGCGAGGTGATGGTCGTGCCCGCGCTCTTGGTCAGCATGGCCACGGCCACAGCCTTCTTTTCCCCGTTCTCTTCGGCCGTGGAGAAGATCGGTACGCACATGTCGATGACCAGGCCGTTGCCTGTCTGTCGCAAGGGCGAGAAGTGGGGCAGGGGGTAGGCGAAGGTCTTTTTGATCAGCGCGGTCTGGCTGGGGCTGAGAGGGGTGACGCGCGAGTCGGACCCGATGTAGGATTGCCCGCTGCGATGCACGATGCGGCCGGACAGGAAGCCCGCGAAGACCGTGAAGTCCGCGAAGGTCTGATGCATGAGGGGAAACTGGTCGGTCAGTTGGGCCATCTGATCGTAGGATTCCCCTTCGGGGATGATGCCTGTGATGAGAAAGCTCGGATCCGCGTCGATGAGGTCCATGTCCGTGGCATAAAGCCGAAACAGGTCCGAGGAGATGAGCTTGTCCGTCTGTTCGACCAGGCCCGAAAGCCACGACGAGAGGACTTCGGTGCGGCTGGTGGCCAGCAATTCGAGCCTGCCCCGGATCTGCTCGTGCAGCTCTCCCTGTTTGGCCCGGACGCTCCAGCCCACCCATGTCAAAAGAGCCACGATGATCAGGGAGATGATGGCGACCCCCATGATCAGTTCTGACCTGTTCTTGCCCATGGCGGGCAGAGCCGCTTTGCTGCTTGATGCTGTCATATTCCCTTCTCCGTTAAGTTTAGTTCGCTACAGGGATGTGCGACCATCTGTGCTCCTCGTTCAAAGAGTATTGCGGAACGTAGTGTCTATATTTGTCATGCGTGAAAATCGCGTCGGAGATGTTGTTCAGGATGTAGGCATCTCCATGCGTAAATACCGCCAGAACAGCGTGCGCGATGCCTCTGATGCGGTCCTTCAGCACGACGATGCGCAGTTCGTCCTGCGAAAAGCCGAGCTCCCGCAGGGCAAAGTACTTGATGATGGCGTAATCCTCGCAATCGCCGGAAATTTTTAAAAATTCCTGGGGCGTGGCCCACCAGTCCGAAACTCCGTAGGCGTCCTGGTCCAGGCGATAGGGCCATTTGTTGAAAAAGGAGTTGATCATCTTGAGCTGTTCCATGCGCTCCTTGCCCCTGGCCTGGTTCATGATGCGCTGCCAACTGGTCGCGCCGGGCGGACAGGTCTTGGCCGAAGCGCAGCTGCTTAGCGTCTGGATTTGCCCCTTGACCTTGGACAGAATCCGTTTCCATTTGGGCAAGGCGCTGAAATTGCCCCGAAAGGCCGCGCTCTGAAAAAGTCGCAGCGGCTGACCGCCGGTGTCTGCGCCGGCGCTCCGGGCTTGGTCCAACGGTGCTGCAGGCTGGGTCTGCGTGCCCTGGCGCCATACCGGCAGGGCTGCCCTTTGCGTCGACGAATCCTGATTTTGCTGCGCCTGAGTTCCCTCCGGCGCGTTTGAATCCAGGTCTTGCGTCAAAGCCGCTTCTGTTTTCGTGACAGCTTCCGTGATCGGGGCCTGCTCCGCAGGGACGTTTGCCTGTGTGTCCGGGGGCTGGCTTTGTTCCGTCTGAACACGAGGATCCGCAACCTGGTCCGGTTTGTGGTCCGGTTGAACATCCGTTCGCATTTCTTGCGGCGAGGCCGATCTCGTGGCGTTTTGTCCCTGCTCGGGCCGGGCAGAGATCACCGTTCCGGCGTTCGTGTCTGCCCGTGCGTGCTTCGTCTGGGCAGGCTGGTCGTGCACCGGCGCGCCTCCGGTCCCCATTGCTGCGAAATCGCTTGGAAAGCACAGTGCCGCCGCAAGCAGCAAAAGAGACGTGGAGACGGCCCATCTCAATCGGTCAACGCTCCCTCAAGGCGTTCTCCTTGGCCTTGAGAATGGGTTTCAAGAGATAGTCGAGCACGCTTTTCTTGCCGGTCAGGATGTCCACGCTGGCGGTCATGCCCGGAATGATCGGGAGCTTTTCGCCGCGATAGACAATGTTTGAGGCCTGGGTGCGCAGCTTGACCTTGTAGAAGCTTTCGCCCTTCTGGTCTTCAATGGTGTCGCCGCTGATCTGTTCGACGGAACCTTCAAGCCCTCCGTAGATGGAAAAATCATAGGCCGTGATCTTGATCATGGCCTTTTGGCCCGGATGCAGAAAGGCGATGTCGGCGGGTTTGATGTTGGCCTCGATGAGCAGGGTGTCGTCCAGGGGGATGATCTCAAGGATGGGTTCTCCCGGTTTGACCACGCCGCCCACGGTATTCAGGATGACCTGCTTGACGGTGCCGCGCACAGGGCTGCGCACGTCCGTGCGGGTGACGCGGTCCTGTCCGGCGGACAAGGCGTGCAGCTTGGAATTGAGTTCCACCTGGTGCTGGTTCATCTCCTGCAGGGCCGTGGCCTTGAACTCGGCCATGCGCTGAGCCTGGCGTTCCTTGATTTCCTGCGCCGCCTGCTGCGTGCGCGGGATGGCGACGTTGAGGCTCTGCAGATCGCCGCGCAGGGAGCTGACCGTGCGCTGCAGGGAGATGTATTCGACCCGGGGATACACGTTCTTCTCCATCAGCGGCTTGGCGATATCCATCTGTTCCTGAGCCAGCTTCAGGTCCTGGGCCGCCTGATTGCGGCGGATGGCCATTTCCTGGGCTTCCTGCACGCGCTGCGTGTATTGGCTGCGCAGAATGTTCATCTCCTGGGTCAGTTGGTTCATGCGTGCCTGGTATATGGCCAACTGGTCACTCACCGCTTTGGGGCTCTTGGTCTGCAGTTCTTCGGAAAATACGGGCTCCGTGCCCGAGGATTCGGCCTTGAGGCGCGCGATGGCGGCCTGATGCTCCAGCGCCTGGCTGGCCGTGTCCTTCAGGGTGCTCTGGGCCATTTCGTTGCTGATGCGGACCAGGATGTCGCCCTTCTCCACGAGCTGGTTTTCCCGCACCAGGGTTTCCACCAAAATGCCACCTTCGAGGTTCTGGATGATCTGCACCCGCTGGGACGGGATGACCTGACCCATGCCGCGCGTGACCTCGTCGAGGATGGCGAAGTGGGTCCAGACCAGGAGCGAGGCAAGGAGCAGGCAGATGGTCATGGACAGCGCGTAGGCCCAGCGGTGGCCGCGTCGATACATGGCCGCGTCGACCACGCTCATGTATTCAAGGTCTGAGTCGGAGTATACTTTATCACGCATTTTTGGCTCCGTTGCCGCGCTTTTGCAGCTCGGCCAGAACTTCATTGCGCGGTCCGTCGGCGATGATTGATCCGCCTTCAAGGGCAATGACCCGTGTGGCCAGGGACAACAGGCTCGGTCTGTGGGTGATGAGGATGAGGGTCTTGCCTTTCAGGGCCGAGGAGAGGCGGAGTTTGAGCACGGCCTCCACGCCCACGTCCATGGAACTGCTCGGTTCGTCCAAGATGACGATGTCGGGGTCGAGCAGCAGGGTGCGGGCGATGGTGATGGCCTGGCGCTGGCCGCCGGACAGGGACAGCCCCCGTTCTCCGACCTGCAGGTTGAAGCCGGCGGGGTTGTTTTTGATGAAATCGGTGACTCCGGCAATGGTCGCGGCGCGCAGCAGCGCCTGGTCGCTGACGTGAGGCGCGCCGAGAGTGATGTTTTCGCGCACCGTGCCGTGGAACAGAAAATTGTCCTGGGCCATGTAGCCGATCTTGGCCCGCAATTCGGCCGGATCGATCTGGCGGATATCGAGGCCCCCGATCTTCACCGCTCCTTTCTGCGGCTCGTAGAGGCCGTTGATCAGCTTGCCAAGCGTAGTCTTGCCCGAACCCATCTTGCCGATGATCGCCACGCGCTCGCCCTGGGCGATGTGCAGGCCGATGTGGGACAGGGCGTTGGTCAGGGCGTTGGGGTATTTGAAGCTCACGTCCTCGAAGGTGATGGTGGCGCGAAGGTCCTGATGTTCCGGATGCTGGACGTCATCGGGGCGCTCGCTTGGGATCTGCATGAGCAGGTCCAGGTTTTTGAGCGCCATGCGGCTCTGTTGCAGGCGGGTCAGCATGGCCGCCACCGCGCCCAGCGGAGCCATGGCCCGGCCGACGAGGATGGAGCAGGCGATGAGCCCGCCCATGGTCATCTCGCCTTCGGAGATTCGGTACACGCCCCAGATGATGACGCCGCAATAGACGATCTGGGATGCGAACTGGGTGAAACTTAGGGAGAAGGTACTGAGCGACTTGGAGCGGATGGCCGATTTGGCGCCCATGCCGACGATGTTCTCCCAGCGGCCGAGCATGGAGCCTTCGGCCCGGCTGGTCTTGATGGTCTCAAGGCCGCTCACGGTTTCCACCAGCAAGGCGTTTTTCTGGGTCGATTCCTTGTAACCGCCTTCGATGGCGCGCTTCAGGGGGCCCTGCATGATGATGCCGACCAGGATGACTATGGGCGCGACCACGGCCGGAACAATGGCTACGGGGCCGCCGATGTAGAAGATGATGGTAATGAACAGGATCAGGAAGGGCAGGTCCACCAGCGC
This DNA window, taken from Desulfomicrobium sp. ZS1, encodes the following:
- a CDS encoding HD domain-containing phosphohydrolase, with protein sequence MTASSSKAALPAMGKNRSELIMGVAIISLIIVALLTWVGWSVRAKQGELHEQIRGRLELLATSRTEVLSSWLSGLVEQTDKLISSDLFRLYATDMDLIDADPSFLITGIIPEGESYDQMAQLTDQFPLMHQTFADFTVFAGFLSGRIVHRSGQSYIGSDSRVTPLSPSQTALIKKTFAYPLPHFSPLRQTGNGLVIDMCVPIFSTAEENGEKKAVAVAMLTKSAGTTITSLLSNTPLSTNGERTRIMQMTEAGFQEIVPWNPGGIAHLASPPELDSGQRLGFEKRNSLGAQTPVFSLGVKVPDLDLWVIQEVDTRSATQGLQEYTRISLLIAGLIAMVTSLLFGAVWWRTIGQSHKRIAGRFQILAQELEQQRNFLDSINDSIPDFIAVKNLSGNYTYANPALAEGVGRPEDEVLGLDDVALFGFDTGKRLEQSDAQTLQTGTPVTVTERIFLKSREHHFQITKVTLKDDHDTPQGIVSVFRDITAMVQAEDRKRQAISQTVEALVKAIEFTDPYLAGHSLLMRDVSSLLAENLHLSPEDKSTVEIASNLSQIGKMFIDKAILTKVDQLSDEEKELVQKHVDHAAGILRQIDFELPVYEAIYQMNERLDGSGYPNGLHDEEISLQARVLSVANSFCAMIRPRAYRPAMSPQQALDNLRSSTHSYDLRIVEALAAALETSRGNKLLEKAGE
- a CDS encoding HlyD family type I secretion periplasmic adaptor subunit → MRDKVYSDSDLEYMSVVDAAMYRRGHRWAYALSMTICLLLASLLVWTHFAILDEVTRGMGQVIPSQRVQIIQNLEGGILVETLVRENQLVEKGDILVRISNEMAQSTLKDTASQALEHQAAIARLKAESSGTEPVFSEELQTKSPKAVSDQLAIYQARMNQLTQEMNILRSQYTQRVQEAQEMAIRRNQAAQDLKLAQEQMDIAKPLMEKNVYPRVEYISLQRTVSSLRGDLQSLNVAIPRTQQAAQEIKERQAQRMAEFKATALQEMNQHQVELNSKLHALSAGQDRVTRTDVRSPVRGTVKQVILNTVGGVVKPGEPILEIIPLDDTLLIEANIKPADIAFLHPGQKAMIKITAYDFSIYGGLEGSVEQISGDTIEDQKGESFYKVKLRTQASNIVYRGEKLPIIPGMTASVDILTGKKSVLDYLLKPILKAKENALRER
- a CDS encoding transglutaminase-like cysteine peptidase; protein product: MDQARSAGADTGGQPLRLFQSAAFRGNFSALPKWKRILSKVKGQIQTLSSCASAKTCPPGATSWQRIMNQARGKERMEQLKMINSFFNKWPYRLDQDAYGVSDWWATPQEFLKISGDCEDYAIIKYFALRELGFSQDELRIVVLKDRIRGIAHAVLAVFTHGDAYILNNISDAIFTHDKYRHYVPQYSLNEEHRWSHIPVAN
- a CDS encoding type I secretion system permease/ATPase, which encodes MNDPKVAIPIAAPQSAAKPRPTITAQINPSQVYFTPPLVGCLSVISRMQGRPVSTTALEAGLPRTQEGMTPYAVIRAARREGIDAQITHKPAIDKISPLNLPCVLLMQDGSACVLVSVASGTARIIMPENPDAPFDTPVEKLKETYTGHTVFARPKASLDGRTEGLKIFNTKQWFWGTIFHFLPIYRHVILATVFINLLAIASPLFTMNVYDRVVPNNALETLWVLAVGVGIAFFFDFALRNLRGYFVDVAGRNSDILVASKLMSHILSIRLDHKPESTGALVNNMREFDSLREFFSSTTLLALVDLPFLILFITIIFYIGGPVAIVPAVVAPIVILVGIIMQGPLKRAIEGGYKESTQKNALLVETVSGLETIKTSRAEGSMLGRWENIVGMGAKSAIRSKSLSTFSLSFTQFASQIVYCGVIIWGVYRISEGEMTMGGLIACSILVGRAMAPLGAVAAMLTRLQQSRMALKNLDLLMQIPSERPDDVQHPEHQDLRATITFEDVSFKYPNALTNALSHIGLHIAQGERVAIIGKMGSGKTTLGKLINGLYEPQKGAVKIGGLDIRQIDPAELRAKIGYMAQDNFLFHGTVRENITLGAPHVSDQALLRAATIAGVTDFIKNNPAGFNLQVGERGLSLSGGQRQAITIARTLLLDPDIVILDEPSSSMDVGVEAVLKLRLSSALKGKTLILITHRPSLLSLATRVIALEGGSIIADGPRNEVLAELQKRGNGAKNA